CTGACACATACTTTTAATGATATGTTAGACCGGTTGGAAACCTCTTTTGAAATCCAGGCGAATTTTATCAATAACGCATCCCATGAACTAAAAACGCCTATTACCACTATAATTGCCGAAGCTGAAATCATGCTTTTAAAAGAGCGTGAAAAAGAAGAATATGTTCAGTCTTTAGAAAATATCTACAGTCAGGCATCTAAATTAGGCAACCTGACAGAAAGTCTCCTTAAACTCACTCAGACAGGCTATGATGGCAACAAACAGGTTTTGGATATTGCCAGAATCGATGAGTTATTATTGGAGGTAAAATCAGATCTGGACAAGATTTTTCCGGACAACCGTGTTAGTATTAAACTTAATTTTGCCCCAACAGACTCTAATTTGCTATTAATTGCGTGTAACAAGCCACTTTTAGAGCTGGCAATCAACAATATTATTACAAATGGTGTAAAATACTCTGATAATAATGAGGTTTTTGTAACGCTTTCTGCGAATAATGATGCGATTAAAATTTCTATAAATGATATTGGCATCGGTATTCCGCCAGAAGATATTCCGCACTTATACGAACCTTTCTTCCGCGGTAAAATTGCGGCAAAATATATCGGTTATGGTTTAGGACTTCCTTTGGCTTCCAAAATCATCCGCATGCATGATGGAGAAATACAAGTACAATCGGAACAGAATAAAGGCACGATTGTAACGATTATTTTTAAAAAATCAAAAGACAAAAAGAAGAACATTAAAAATTCTAATGTTGAATCTTAGGAAATTCTAATTTTAAATTAAGACCTCTCTAATTATCAGGTTGTTATTTTGTCTGTATAAACTAAAAGATTATGCATATGAAAAATTTCCTGATACCTACGACTTTAAAAGACGATACAATTTCTGCTGTAAAATCGGCAATCAGCCAGTCAAAAAAATCGGAATGTGAAATTATTTTGATGATGGTTGCTGAAACACCGGATTCATTTTCATCCTCTCATTTTTTA
The Flavobacterium flavigenum genome window above contains:
- a CDS encoding sensor histidine kinase; this translates as MDIRKRITFTYVALSTFSTLLLSVIVFVLFRENNRYHFLKRLEDRSKIVASIHFQHDPEKIKYYSNLKKNGLEELIEEEEYVLKINSANSFDYNTKLNLPNEFYSNILKTGKDYFEINSKYYLGQVFTERNQKYIVIVGARDRRGKTTTVYIVKILLFGGIGFIFLAFILGRFLAKRVINPVARITKEVNRISASNLHNRLPDVKNSDEISDLTHTFNDMLDRLETSFEIQANFINNASHELKTPITTIIAEAEIMLLKEREKEEYVQSLENIYSQASKLGNLTESLLKLTQTGYDGNKQVLDIARIDELLLEVKSDLDKIFPDNRVSIKLNFAPTDSNLLLIACNKPLLELAINNIITNGVKYSDNNEVFVTLSANNDAIKISINDIGIGIPPEDIPHLYEPFFRGKIAAKYIGYGLGLPLASKIIRMHDGEIQVQSEQNKGTIVTIIFKKSKDKKKNIKNSNVES